One Paenibacillus riograndensis SBR5 DNA segment encodes these proteins:
- a CDS encoding ferredoxin, with translation MAKYTWVEKDTCIACGACGATAPDIFDYDDEGLAEVIYENDGNHGVTAIPDDLFDDLQDSADGCPTDSIKIADAPFNKEG, from the coding sequence ATGGCTAAATACACTTGGGTCGAAAAAGATACCTGCATCGCATGCGGTGCTTGTGGCGCAACGGCCCCTGATATTTTTGATTATGATGATGAAGGTTTGGCGGAAGTGATCTACGAAAACGACGGCAACCACGGGGTGACCGCGATTCCCGACGATTTGTTCGATGATCTGCAGGACTCTGCCGACGGATGTCCTACGGACTCCATCAAGATTGCAGACGCACCTTTTAACAAAGAAGGCTAA